In Pseudomonas nunensis, a single window of DNA contains:
- a CDS encoding molecular chaperone HscC: MQDATLPRPALLGIDLGTTNSLIAVWQDGRAQLIPNALGDVLTPSVVSLDEDDSILVGKAARARLTTHPERTVAAFKRFMGSDKQFELGGRQFSPEELSALVIGSLKQDAEAWLGHAVHEAVISVPAYFSDEQRKRTLFAAELAGLNVSRLINEPTAAAMAYGLHEQKFERTLIFDLGGGTFDVTVLEYALPLIEVHASTGDNFLGGEDFTAALLQACLKDWQLTPQMIDGQGLASLGDALEQLKCKLGEGTQHLSWNGAGALREWSLDEASALNIWEPLLARLRAPIEQALRDARLKPRDLDSLVMVGGATRMPAVQQMVATLFGRLPYRHLDPDTIVALGAATQAACKARDSAIEELILTDVCPYTLGISTNRGEDVSGAFSPIIERNTVIPTSRVKRFYTTHPQQTLIRIEVYQGERPWVRDNIFIDAFDVALTPSEQTEALDVRFSYDINGLLEVDVTLLASGERHSHSIDRSPTGLDPQSRQNSHERLSALKIHPRDTLPNRTLLARLERAWAQSLGDEREQIADWLDTFTTVLGGQQSVEIASHRSQLNKALDELRL, from the coding sequence ATGCAGGATGCAACCCTCCCCCGCCCAGCCTTGCTGGGTATCGACCTTGGGACCACCAACAGCCTGATCGCCGTCTGGCAGGACGGTCGGGCGCAGTTGATTCCCAACGCCCTCGGTGATGTCCTCACCCCCTCAGTGGTCAGTCTCGATGAAGACGACAGCATTCTGGTGGGCAAGGCTGCCCGCGCGCGCCTGACCACGCATCCGGAGCGCACGGTGGCGGCGTTCAAGCGTTTTATGGGCAGCGACAAACAGTTCGAACTGGGCGGGCGGCAATTCAGCCCGGAAGAACTTTCGGCGCTGGTGATCGGTTCGCTCAAGCAGGACGCCGAAGCCTGGCTCGGCCACGCGGTGCACGAGGCGGTGATTTCGGTACCGGCGTATTTCAGTGACGAGCAACGCAAGCGCACGCTGTTTGCCGCCGAGCTGGCTGGCCTGAACGTGTCGCGGCTGATCAACGAACCGACCGCCGCCGCCATGGCGTACGGGCTGCATGAGCAGAAGTTCGAACGCACGCTGATATTCGACCTGGGCGGCGGCACCTTCGACGTCACGGTGCTGGAATATGCCCTGCCGTTGATCGAAGTGCATGCCTCCACCGGCGACAATTTCCTCGGTGGCGAAGACTTCACCGCCGCGCTGCTGCAAGCCTGCCTGAAAGACTGGCAACTCACCCCGCAAATGATCGATGGCCAGGGCTTGGCCAGCCTCGGCGATGCCTTGGAACAACTCAAATGCAAACTCGGTGAAGGCACCCAGCACCTGAGCTGGAACGGTGCTGGTGCATTGCGCGAATGGTCGCTGGATGAAGCCTCGGCGTTGAACATCTGGGAGCCGCTGCTCGCCCGGTTACGCGCGCCCATCGAGCAAGCGCTGCGCGATGCCCGGCTCAAGCCCAGGGACCTCGACAGCCTGGTGATGGTCGGCGGTGCCACGCGGATGCCGGCGGTGCAGCAAATGGTCGCGACGCTGTTCGGGCGCCTGCCCTATCGCCATCTCGACCCGGACACGATTGTCGCGCTGGGCGCTGCCACCCAGGCCGCGTGCAAGGCCCGGGACAGTGCCATCGAAGAACTGATCCTGACCGACGTCTGCCCCTACACCCTGGGCATCTCGACCAATCGCGGTGAAGACGTCAGCGGCGCCTTCTCGCCGATCATCGAGCGCAATACGGTGATCCCGACGTCCAGGGTGAAACGCTTTTACACGACTCATCCCCAGCAAACGCTGATCCGCATTGAGGTCTACCAAGGCGAGCGGCCGTGGGTGCGGGACAATATTTTCATCGATGCCTTCGACGTCGCGCTGACACCCAGCGAGCAGACCGAAGCGCTGGATGTGCGCTTCAGCTACGACATCAACGGCTTGCTTGAAGTCGACGTCACCCTGCTGGCCAGCGGCGAGCGTCATAGCCACAGCATCGACCGCAGCCCCACCGGGCTCGACCCGCAGTCGCGGCAAAATAGCCATGAACGGCTCAGCGCCCTGAAAATCCACCCACGCGATACCCTGCCCAACCGCACGTTGCTGGCGCGCCTGGAGCGAGCCTGGGCGCAAAGCCTGGGTGACGAGCGCGAACAGATTGCTG